The Polluticoccus soli sequence TAGAAATAAGTGAAAGCAATTACCAGTACCGCATATACTACGTTGTACCACAGGTTCTGAGGATTAGACATCGCCTTTACAAAACCTTGTGCAGTTTCGTTTTGTGCAAAGCCTACGATAGTTGCCGGAATGAACATGATAGCCTGCGCAAAGATGATCGGCATAACACCAGCAGAGTTCACTTTCAGAGGAATGAAATCGCGTGCGCCAGACACTTCTTTAGCAGCGTTAGTGCTACCAATGATGCGACGTGCATAGTTCAGAGGTATTTTACGAACACCTTGCGTGAGCAGGATAAGACCTACGATCACAGCAATGAAAACAGCAAGTTCTACCAGGAATATCAGCAGACCACCGCCGCCACCAAGGTTACGAGCAGCAAACTCCTGCAGCAGAGATTCAGGTAGACGGCCCAGGATACCCACCATGATGATGAGCGACACACCGTTACCGATGCCTTTGTCAGTGATCTTTTCACCCATCCACATTACGAACAGTGTACCAGCAGTAAGAACTACTACAGTTGACAACCAGAACAGGAATGGAGGGAATTCAGCTACGATAGCGCCGGCAGTTTGCGTACGCAGGTAAGCAACGTATGCGCTTGCCTGGAAAGCAGTTACCAGTACAGTGAGATAACGAGTGTATTGGTTGATCTTTTTGCGGCCGCTGTCTTCGCGTTGCATCTTAGCGATCTGAGGTATTACGATACCAGCCAGCTGCATGAAGATAGAAGCAGAGATGTAAGGCATTACACCCAGTGCGAAAATAGACGCACGGCTGAAGGCGCCGCCCGCAAACATGTTGAAAAGGCCAAGGAGACCTTCTTTACTGCCTTCAAGTGCTAAAAGGTTTGGGTTGATACCAGGCAGGGTTATATAGCAACCGATACGGTAAATAGCTACAAGCAATATTGTAAACAGGATACGCTTACGGAGCTCCTCAATACTCCAGATATTCTTGAGCGTTTCAATTAATTTCTTCACGTGAACTGTTGTTAATCAATCAAAAATGTGAAATGCGAATAAACGATAAAAGACGCACTTATCCAAATGCGTCTTTTCGTTTCGGGAATAATTTAGATGAGTTCTACTGAACCACCTGCAGCTTCGATCGCTTCTTTAGCTTTTCCGCTGATGGAGTTCACCTTGAACGTCATTTTGGTTTTCAGTTCGCCGTTACCGAGGATCTTAACTGCATCGGTGCGGTTGATCAAACCATTGATATACAGATTATCAAGCGAGAATTCTTTGATGTCGTATTTCTCAACCAGGAAATCGATCTGGCCAAGGTTGAATACTTTGTAGTCAACACGGTTCAGGCTCTTGAAACCGCGTTTAGGCATACGGCGCTGGATCGGCATCTGACCACCTTCGTGACCTTTCTTAGACTGATAACCGGTACGAGCTTGCTGACCTTTGTTACCTTTTGTTGCTGTTCCGCCATGACCGCTACCTTCACCGCGACCAATACGTTTGCCTTTCTGAGTAGCGCCTTCTGCAGGCTTTAAGTTGTGGAGTTGCATACTGTTACAATTTTTGAACTTGCGCGGAATGTAAAACCGCTCGCAAATCAGTTAAATAAAATTATTTTACTTCTTCAACCTTTACCAGGTGGTGTACGGTTTTAACCATACCAACGATCTGTGGGGTTGCTTCTACTTCAACCGAAGCGTGCATTTTACGCAGGCCCAGTGCCACCAGCGTACGCTTTTGGCGCTCAGGACGGTCGATGCCGCTTTTGGTTTGTGTTATTTTGATCTTAGCCATGACGCTATTAAAATTCAAAAGTTAAAATTCGAAATTCTAAAGATTACCCGTTGAATACTTTCTTCAGGTTGATGTTGCGGTGTTTAGCAACCTGTACTGGCTCACGCAGCTGACCCAGTGCAGAGAACGTAGCTTTTACCACGTTGTGCGGATTAGCAGAACCCAGAGATTTAGAAAGCACATCGGTGATACCTGCAGCTTCCAGAACTGCACGCATGCTACCACCTGCGATAACACCCGTAC is a genomic window containing:
- the secY gene encoding preprotein translocase subunit SecY; this translates as MKKLIETLKNIWSIEELRKRILFTILLVAIYRIGCYITLPGINPNLLALEGSKEGLLGLFNMFAGGAFSRASIFALGVMPYISASIFMQLAGIVIPQIAKMQREDSGRKKINQYTRYLTVLVTAFQASAYVAYLRTQTAGAIVAEFPPFLFWLSTVVVLTAGTLFVMWMGEKITDKGIGNGVSLIIMVGILGRLPESLLQEFAARNLGGGGGLLIFLVELAVFIAVIVGLILLTQGVRKIPLNYARRIIGSTNAAKEVSGARDFIPLKVNSAGVMPIIFAQAIMFIPATIVGFAQNETAQGFVKAMSNPQNLWYNVVYAVLVIAFTYFYTALIFNPTEMADNLKRNNSFIPGVKPGEPTADYIGTIMDRITLPGAVFLAIAGIMPGIAGLLGITSGFASFFGGTSMLIGVGVILDTLQQIESHLLMRQYDGLMKTGRITGRQATASV
- the rplO gene encoding 50S ribosomal protein L15 encodes the protein MQLHNLKPAEGATQKGKRIGRGEGSGHGGTATKGNKGQQARTGYQSKKGHEGGQMPIQRRMPKRGFKSLNRVDYKVFNLGQIDFLVEKYDIKEFSLDNLYINGLINRTDAVKILGNGELKTKMTFKVNSISGKAKEAIEAAGGSVELI
- the rpmD gene encoding 50S ribosomal protein L30 produces the protein MAKIKITQTKSGIDRPERQKRTLVALGLRKMHASVEVEATPQIVGMVKTVHHLVKVEEVK